A stretch of the Capsicum annuum cultivar UCD-10X-F1 chromosome 10, UCD10Xv1.1, whole genome shotgun sequence genome encodes the following:
- the LOC107845520 gene encoding seed biotin-containing protein SBP65 isoform X1 encodes MASEQARRKDQNIIDEQHEVHIKKTSDPKRGGTTAAVKVQVGIGPGAVHVTNVDDKHSYGHQQQQQKKQQHGIEERPGGVKFEVHSQRQHGSDDTKHKSTMEKSTEGALGSAGAYTTAKGGQAKDSMTHGVQSGYDYVADKAGGAKNTALQKGQQTYDTTKDILSSTGQNVGQSAQQAKDYAKNTALDKGHQGYTATTDTLSSARQSAAQSAKKAKDYAKDTTLDKGQQAYAATTDALSGAGQTVAQSAKKAKDYAKDTTLEKGQQAYAATTDTLSSAGQTAAQSAKKAKDRATDTLTSAGQSAAQSAKKAKDYAKDTILEKGQQAYAATTDTLSGAGQTVAQSAKKAKDYAMETKESAFEKGQQAYGATADTLSSAGQTAAQSAKSAKDTALEKGQRAYAATTDTLSSAGETTVQSTKNAAGYVGQKAAEAKDVTLETGKGALGYAGEVAATAKDKAAVAGWGAAHYTVEKTAEATKAVVGVASNVAGYTGEKAVAAKDAVAGAGMNVVGYAENKLANAKDYVVSTEESAAEYAARKKAEAERELEAKRSYDFKEESGGGFITEKKKETKREEDEGIDIFQDFESVAEEEEGNKPQQQKQGGGLLKAIGETIVEIGKTATDLIAGRGHGHVESGGMVKKEDQSQ; translated from the exons ATGGCTTCAGAACAAGCAAGAAGAAAAGATCAGAACATTATTGATGAACAACATGAAGTACATATCAAGAAAACAAGTGACCCCAAAAGGGGTGGCACCACTGCTGCTGTCAAAGTACAAGTTGGTATTGGTCCTGGTGCAGTTCATGTCACAAATGTTGATGATAAACATTCATATGGTCATCAGCAGCAGCAgcaaaagaaacaacaacatggTATTGAAGAGAGGCCAGGGGGTGTCAAGTTTGAAGTGCATAGCCAGAGACAACATGGTTCAGATGATACAAAGCACAAAAGCACAATGGAGAAGTCTACAGAAGGGGCATTGGGTTCGGCAG GTGCTTATACAACAGCAAAAGGCGGACAAGCCAAAGACAGTATGACACATGGTGTTCAAAGTGGATATGACTATGTTGCTGATAAGGCTGGAGGTGCAAAAAACACAGCCCTCCAGAAAGGTCAGCAAACATATGATACAACTAAAGATATCCTTTCAAGCACAGGACAAAATGTAGGTCAATCGGCTCAACAGGCTAAAGATTATGCGAAAAACACAGCACTTGACAAGGGTCATCAAGGTTATACTGCTACTACAGACACCCTTTCAAGTGCTAGACAAAGTGCAGCTCAATCAGCAAAGAAGGCTAAAGATTATGCCAAGGACACAACACTTGACAAGGGTCAACAAGCTTATGCTGCAACTACAGACGCCCTTTCAGGTGCTGGACAAACTGTAGCTCAGTCAGCGAAGAAGGCTAAAGATTATGCCAAGGACACTACACTTGAGAAGGGTCAACAAGCTTATGCTGCAACTACTGATACCCTTTCGAGTGCTGGACAAACTGCAGCTCAGTCAGCAAAGAAGGCTAAAGACAGAGCTACTGATACCCTTACAAGTGCTGGACAAAGTGCAGCTCAATCAGCAAAGAAGGCAAAAGATTATGCTAAGGACACAATACTTGAGAAGGGTCAGCAAGCTTATGCAGCTACTACAGACACCCTTTCAGGGGCTGGACAAACTGTAGCTCAATCAGCAAAGAAAGCTAAAGATTATGCCATGGAGACTAAAGAATCGGCTTTCGAGAAGGGTCAGCAAGCTTATGGTGCTACTGCAGACACCCTTTCAAGTGCTGGACAAACTGCAGCTCAATCAGCAAAGAGTGCTAAAGACACAGCTTTGGAGAAGGGTCAGCGAGCTTATGCAGCTACTACTGATACCCTTTCGAGTGCTGGAGAAACTACAGTTCAGTCAACAAAGAATGCAGCAGGTTATGTGGGGCAGAAAGCAGCAGAAGCGAAAGATGTCACTTTAGAAACGGGCAAAGGGGCATTAGGATATGCAGGAGAAGTGGCCGCGACTGCGAAGGACAAAGCTGCAGTGGCTGGTTGGGGAGCTGCACATTATACAGTAGAGAAAACTGCAGAGGCCACAAAAGCTGTAGTTGGTGTTGCTTCTAATGTTGCAGGGTATACCGGGGAAAAGGCGGTCGCCGCCAAGGATGCAGTTGCTGGCGCTGGAATGAACGTCGTCGGGTATGCAGAGAACAAGTTGGCTAATGCAAAGGACTATGTGGTTTCAACTGAAGAAAGTGCAGCAGAGTATGCAGCTAGGAAGAAAGCTGAAGCTGAGAGGGAATTAGAAGCTAAGAGATCATATGACTTCAAG GAAGAATCTGGAGGCGGATTTATTACCGAGAAAAAGAAGGAAACAAAACGGGAAGAAGACGAAGGAATTGACATTTTTCAAGATTTCGAATCAGTAGCAGAAGAGGAAGAGGGAAACAAACCGCAGCAACAGAAGCAAGGAGGAGGACTGTTGAAAGCCATTGGTGAAACTATAGTGGAAATAGGCAAGACAGCCACAGATCTTATAGCTGGACGTGGACATGGACATGTAGAATCAGGTGGCATGGTGAAGAAAGAAGATCAGTCACAATAG
- the LOC107845520 gene encoding seed biotin-containing protein SBP65 isoform X2, whose amino-acid sequence MTHGVQSGYDYVADKAGGAKNTALQKGQQTYDTTKDILSSTGQNVGQSAQQAKDYAKNTALDKGHQGYTATTDTLSSARQSAAQSAKKAKDYAKDTTLDKGQQAYAATTDALSGAGQTVAQSAKKAKDYAKDTTLEKGQQAYAATTDTLSSAGQTAAQSAKKAKDRATDTLTSAGQSAAQSAKKAKDYAKDTILEKGQQAYAATTDTLSGAGQTVAQSAKKAKDYAMETKESAFEKGQQAYGATADTLSSAGQTAAQSAKSAKDTALEKGQRAYAATTDTLSSAGETTVQSTKNAAGYVGQKAAEAKDVTLETGKGALGYAGEVAATAKDKAAVAGWGAAHYTVEKTAEATKAVVGVASNVAGYTGEKAVAAKDAVAGAGMNVVGYAENKLANAKDYVVSTEESAAEYAARKKAEAERELEAKRSYDFKEESGGGFITEKKKETKREEDEGIDIFQDFESVAEEEEGNKPQQQKQGGGLLKAIGETIVEIGKTATDLIAGRGHGHVESGGMVKKEDQSQ is encoded by the exons ATGACACATGGTGTTCAAAGTGGATATGACTATGTTGCTGATAAGGCTGGAGGTGCAAAAAACACAGCCCTCCAGAAAGGTCAGCAAACATATGATACAACTAAAGATATCCTTTCAAGCACAGGACAAAATGTAGGTCAATCGGCTCAACAGGCTAAAGATTATGCGAAAAACACAGCACTTGACAAGGGTCATCAAGGTTATACTGCTACTACAGACACCCTTTCAAGTGCTAGACAAAGTGCAGCTCAATCAGCAAAGAAGGCTAAAGATTATGCCAAGGACACAACACTTGACAAGGGTCAACAAGCTTATGCTGCAACTACAGACGCCCTTTCAGGTGCTGGACAAACTGTAGCTCAGTCAGCGAAGAAGGCTAAAGATTATGCCAAGGACACTACACTTGAGAAGGGTCAACAAGCTTATGCTGCAACTACTGATACCCTTTCGAGTGCTGGACAAACTGCAGCTCAGTCAGCAAAGAAGGCTAAAGACAGAGCTACTGATACCCTTACAAGTGCTGGACAAAGTGCAGCTCAATCAGCAAAGAAGGCAAAAGATTATGCTAAGGACACAATACTTGAGAAGGGTCAGCAAGCTTATGCAGCTACTACAGACACCCTTTCAGGGGCTGGACAAACTGTAGCTCAATCAGCAAAGAAAGCTAAAGATTATGCCATGGAGACTAAAGAATCGGCTTTCGAGAAGGGTCAGCAAGCTTATGGTGCTACTGCAGACACCCTTTCAAGTGCTGGACAAACTGCAGCTCAATCAGCAAAGAGTGCTAAAGACACAGCTTTGGAGAAGGGTCAGCGAGCTTATGCAGCTACTACTGATACCCTTTCGAGTGCTGGAGAAACTACAGTTCAGTCAACAAAGAATGCAGCAGGTTATGTGGGGCAGAAAGCAGCAGAAGCGAAAGATGTCACTTTAGAAACGGGCAAAGGGGCATTAGGATATGCAGGAGAAGTGGCCGCGACTGCGAAGGACAAAGCTGCAGTGGCTGGTTGGGGAGCTGCACATTATACAGTAGAGAAAACTGCAGAGGCCACAAAAGCTGTAGTTGGTGTTGCTTCTAATGTTGCAGGGTATACCGGGGAAAAGGCGGTCGCCGCCAAGGATGCAGTTGCTGGCGCTGGAATGAACGTCGTCGGGTATGCAGAGAACAAGTTGGCTAATGCAAAGGACTATGTGGTTTCAACTGAAGAAAGTGCAGCAGAGTATGCAGCTAGGAAGAAAGCTGAAGCTGAGAGGGAATTAGAAGCTAAGAGATCATATGACTTCAAG GAAGAATCTGGAGGCGGATTTATTACCGAGAAAAAGAAGGAAACAAAACGGGAAGAAGACGAAGGAATTGACATTTTTCAAGATTTCGAATCAGTAGCAGAAGAGGAAGAGGGAAACAAACCGCAGCAACAGAAGCAAGGAGGAGGACTGTTGAAAGCCATTGGTGAAACTATAGTGGAAATAGGCAAGACAGCCACAGATCTTATAGCTGGACGTGGACATGGACATGTAGAATCAGGTGGCATGGTGAAGAAAGAAGATCAGTCACAATAG
- the LOC107845521 gene encoding signaling peptide TAXIMIN 1: MCCGDGGCRPLAFLLGLPFALLSLLVSIVGVIIWIVGLTLSCICPCCLCVTVLVELALELIKAPIHVMEWFTDQIPC; encoded by the exons ATGTGTTGTGGAGATGGTGGATGTAGGCCATTGGCCTTTCTATTAGGTCTTCCTTTTGCTCTGCTTTCGTTGCTCGTCTCTATCGTTGGCGTAATCATATGGATCGTCGG GTTGACATTGAGTTGCATATGTCCATGCTGTCTCTGTGTGACTGTGTTGGTTGAATTGGCATTGGAGTTGATAAAAGCACCAATTCATGTTATGGAATGGTTCACTGATCAAATACCTTGTtag